In Xenorhabdus poinarii G6, the following are encoded in one genomic region:
- a CDS encoding acyltransferase family protein yields MTDWNEVSGCAIHRIFKIYPVHVVTWGIAMILGFVNFSNLDIWLPNLFLVHSWFSQMSVFVSVNPPSWSLCSELLFYALFPLLLKPVLNIKTQHLWMSFFLSFIGLIAYQFFVDDFVPAIPKLELWPLSENQWWLSYNYPPGRLFEFIIGMILSRIAIEGLWKNASVKIAIIAAVIGYMLALYAPFQYGLNVTTIISIAVIILILTKMDLSGEKNFLSSNVMILLGEISFAFYMVHYLVLVFIKKHFIHSSLDFISSMVMLLISLMVSILLAWLIYVFVEKPVMKFAKQKITNNKPLLGDM; encoded by the coding sequence ATCACTGACTGGAATGAGGTTTCTGGTTGCGCTATTCATCGTATTTTTAAAATATATCCTGTGCATGTCGTTACATGGGGGATAGCAATGATATTAGGATTTGTAAATTTTAGTAATCTAGACATATGGCTACCGAATTTATTTTTGGTTCATTCGTGGTTTTCACAGATGTCTGTATTTGTGAGTGTTAACCCGCCGAGTTGGTCTTTATGTTCGGAACTTCTTTTTTATGCGTTGTTCCCACTATTATTAAAGCCTGTTCTTAATATTAAAACTCAGCATTTATGGATGTCATTTTTTTTATCTTTTATTGGATTGATCGCGTATCAGTTTTTTGTTGATGATTTTGTTCCAGCAATACCTAAACTTGAACTATGGCCGTTATCTGAAAATCAATGGTGGTTATCATATAATTATCCACCAGGGAGACTTTTTGAATTTATCATTGGGATGATCCTATCAAGAATTGCCATTGAGGGATTATGGAAAAATGCATCGGTGAAAATAGCAATCATAGCAGCTGTTATCGGATATATGCTGGCGTTATATGCACCATTCCAATATGGCCTAAATGTTACCACTATAATATCTATAGCAGTGATTATTCTTATCTTAACAAAAATGGATTTATCTGGTGAGAAAAACTTTCTAAGTAGCAATGTTATGATCTTATTAGGTGAGATTTCGTTCGCCTTTTACATGGTACATTACTTGGTTCTAGTATTCATTAAAAAGCATTTTATTCATAGTAGCCTTGATTTCATCTCATCAATGGTCATGCTACTCATTTCTCTAATGGTTTCTATTTTATTAGCTTGGCTGATATATGTGTTTGTCGAGAAACCAGTAATGAAATTTGCCAAACAAAAAATCACAAATAACAAGCCGCTGCTTGGTGATATGTAA